A single window of Theropithecus gelada isolate Dixy chromosome 9, Tgel_1.0, whole genome shotgun sequence DNA harbors:
- the LOC112631750 gene encoding dihydrodiol dehydrogenase 3-like, whose translation MSLEYRSIIETHAIKIGGGGQQKLPTPKSQAAEATKVAIDVGFHHIDSAYLYQNEEEVGQAIWEKIADGTVKREDIFYTTKLWATFLRPELVRPALESSLKKLGLDYVDLFIIHVPFAMKAGEELLPKNASGEIILETVDLCDTWEALEKCKDAGLTKSIGVSNFNHKLLELILNKPGLKYKPTCNQVECHPYLNQSKLLEFCKSKDIVLVAYSALGSQRDPQWVDPDSPHLLEEPILKSIAKKHSRSPGQVALRYQLQRGVVVLAKSFSQKRIEENFQIFDFELTPEDMKAIDGLNRNLRYDKLQFAANHPYFPFSEEY comes from the exons ATGTCCTTAGAGTACAGGTCTATCATTGAAACCCATGCCATCAAAATTGGAGGAGGAGGCCAGCAGAAACTACCA ACTCCCAAAAGCCAGGCTGCTGAAGCCACAAAAGTGGCTATTGACGTAGGCTTCCACCATATTGATTCAGCATACTTATACCAAAATGAGGAGGAGGTTGGACAGGCCATTTGGGAGAAGATTGCTGATGGTACTGTCAAGAGAGAGGATATATTCTACACTACCAAG CTTTGGGCTACTTTCCTTCGGCCAGAATTGGTTCGCCCAGCCCTAGAAAGTTCACTGAAGAAACTTGGACTGGATTATGTAGATCTCTTCATTATTCATGTACCATTTGCTATGAAG GCTGGGGAAGAATTACTGCCAAAGAATGCCAGTGGGGAGATTATTTTAGAAACTGTGGACCTTTGTGACACTTGGGAG GCCCTGGAGAAGTGCAAAGACGCAGGTTTAACCAAGTCTATCGGGGTGTCCAATTTCAATCATAAGCTGCTGGAACTCATCCTCAACAAGCCAGGGCTCAAGTACAAGCCCACCTGCAACCAG GTGGAATGTCACCCTTACCTCAACCAGAGCAAACTCCTGGAGTTCTGCAAGTCCAAGGACATTGTTCTAGTCGCCTACAGTGCCCTGGGATCCCAAAGAGACCCACAGTG GGTGGATCCCGACTCCCCACATCTCTTGGAGGAGCCAATCTTAAAATCCATTGCTAAGAAACACAGTCGCAGCCCAGGCCAGGTCGCCCTGCGCTATCAGCTGCAGCGGGGAGTTGTGGTCCTGGCCAAGAGCTTCTCTCAGAAGAGAATCGAAGAGAACTTCCAG atTTTTGACTTTGAGTTGACTCCAGAAGACATGAAAGCCATTGATGGCCTCAACAGAAATCTCCGATATGATAAGTTACAATT tgcTGCTAATCAcccttattttccattttctgaagAATATTGA